The region TCTACAATAGTGCTTTTAGCTTTGATGTTTGCACCACAGGTAACAGCTATACCAAATTATATTATCCTATCAAGAATAGGTTGGATTAATACACTTTATTCTATGATTATTCCAGCCTGGGCTTTTCCTTTGGGTTTTTATTTGATGAGTAAGTTTATGTCTCAAATACCTGATACTTTGTTAGAGGCAGCTAAAATTGATGGAGCTACTGAGTTTAGTACGTTTTGGAAAATAGTAATGCCATTTGTAAAACCTGCCTGGTTAACATTGATGATCTTATCATTCCAGCAATTATGGATTAATACAGGGGGAAGGTTTATTTACACTGAAGCAATAAAACCTTTACCAGCTGCACTGTTTCAAATAGCAGCTGCTGGTGTTGCTAGACAGGGAGTTTTTGCTGCAGTACAATTAATACTTGCAGCAGTTCCGATCTTACTATTTGTATTTAATCAATCTAAGATTGTGGAAACTATGGGTACTTCAGGTATAGATTGATTTTACTTTGAAGTGATTATTAAGCAATTTTATGTAAATTATAAAATATCATATGCTTAGTAAAACCAATTTTAAATACTCATACTAAGACTAATCTAATGAAAATGTTTAATATGCAATTTTTCTAAAAAGTTTTACTTCCAAAGGAAGTTATTTATACTTCCTTTGGAATTTAATTAAGTTTAATTACTTATTAATATTTGAATGGCAAGCAGTATCAATTTAAACGAAATGAAATAATAATTGAAAAATATAGAAATACTAGAAATGATATTACTTAATAATATTGAATAATAATATTGTTCAATATTATTTCTTAACTAAGAATTTTTAGAAGATTAATTTAAATTGAAGGAGTTTTATAATATGAAGAAAAATATTCCAATATTACAAGATGTATATAAAGATTATTTTAAAATAGGAGCTGCAGTAAATGATAAACTTATAGTTTCTTCTAAAGAATTAATAA is a window of Halanaerobiaceae bacterium ANBcell28 DNA encoding:
- a CDS encoding carbohydrate ABC transporter permease, yielding MKLSIRKKRVSRSAGGDFFLFVVLALGAAFMALPLIFMINHAFKPLNEIFLFPPQFFVRNPTFNNFSDLFILMSESWVPFTRYFSNSLVIVIFGTGGHVLAASMGAYVVSKHDFPGKKSFSTIVLLALMFAPQVTAIPNYIILSRIGWINTLYSMIIPAWAFPLGFYLMSKFMSQIPDTLLEAAKIDGATEFSTFWKIVMPFVKPAWLTLMILSFQQLWINTGGRFIYTEAIKPLPAALFQIAAAGVARQGVFAAVQLILAAVPILLFVFNQSKIVETMGTSGID